AGGTGTTTTCCATTATCAAAGTAGTTTATGGTTACAGAAAGACGTTCATTCCATATATTCTTTTGAGTGGTTTTCTATGAGATACTTGGCATAGTGCAGAAGTTCGTGCTTTAGAGAATCTGGCATTGTCGAAACTGTTGGTAAGATTTATGGATCATCTAAATCCTCAGAAAAAGAAACCGCAAAAGTGGGTTAAATTGCTTCCTAGTTACCATTGTAAAATAATTAAGAGAATTTATTCATAATCAGTCCAATATCTTTAACCAAAAAGTAAATTATGGAGGATTTCTAAACGCCGGTCATCTTCACGAACAATAGCACCATAATAATTTTTCTTATTCTCTAGCCAGAGTAATTCAAACTCGATCGCCTTGGGTAAAGCCAAACTAAAATTATCCAAAGCTTGGGGACAATCAAAGATAACTTTGCGCGTCTCGAAGCGGTCAAAATGTCCTTGGCAGAACATTTTGAAAAACGGTAAAGAATCTAGTGACACCGCACCCCCAATAGCAACAGTCAAACCGGCAGCCTTAGCTTTTTTTGCCAAAGATAAAGCCAGATCCAAAACTTGCTTGCTATTCACATCCTGACGGGTTAATCCCAAAGAACAGGCTAAATCCATCCGTCCGATGACGATACCATGGAGAGATTTTATCTCTGGAATCGCCAACATTTCCTGAAAATTCTCACAGGCAGTAATCGTTTCGATATTAACCAATAACTCCACATCTTCCACCCCTTGGTCAGCTAAAACCCTCCTGGCTGCCCGCAGATATTTTTGTAAAGCGTAGGCTGTTTCTACCATGGGAGCAATTAAGCGATCAACTCCTAAATTAACCGCATCAAAGATATCTCTGATCGCTTCGCAACCGGCGATTTTCAGATTAAAATCTACCCCCGCTTTCAGACTAATTTCTTTCAACCGCATCGCTTCCGTCAGTCGGGTTCCTTCCGTCTCGAATTCCGCTTTTACCCCTGAAACATGGTGATCTTCCCTGAGTTCTCTTAACAGTTGCACCATTTTTTTTTCTAAGCAATTCATGTTTTTAATCGTTCACAATCGTTGACACTCCCGTTGCCTAAAGGTGTGGGGATTCTTGGTTCACCGAGATCACTTGCTTAGACAGAATCGCTTCTGAAAAAGTAGAGGTATTCTCTCCCCAAGCGTTTATCGGATCTAGCCCGAAAGTTACCGTATGCCCTACGGTACTTAACCCAAATTTTCGGTAACTGCTAGATGAGCCTTGTTGATTATAGCCGATCTGCCAAAAGCTAATAGCTAAGGACGAGGAAACCATAAAAATACCCTAAACAAGGGGACAAGAGCGACAAAATACCGGCATAATGAACAAGGCCGTCTGATTTTTTTCTGGCCACATCCTTTCTATACTACATTCGTAATATAAGTAATTCTCTAGTTAGACTATGCGAACTCACTACTGTGGCGACCTTAGCGCGATCGAAATTGAAAAAAGTGTCACCCTCTTCGGTTGGGTCGATCGCCGTCGCGATCACGGTGGCGTTATTTTTATTGATCTACGGGATCGCAGTGGTATTGTCCAGATCGTCAGTGATCCCCAACGAACTCCCGCTTCCTATCCCATCGCTGAAACCGTCAGAAACGAGTATGTTATCAAGGTGACGGGAACAGTCAGTCAACGGCCCCCCGAATCCCTTAACCCGCGCATTGCCACCGGAGAAATCGAAATTTACGCCACTAGCATCGAGATTCTCAACGGGGTTACTAAACAACTGCCTTTTGTCGTCTCCAGTTCCGAAAGTGAATCAGTCCGGGAAGATGTGCGCTTGCGATACCGCTATCTAGACCTACGCCGGGAGCGTATGAGTCAGAATTTACAACTACGTCACCAAGTTGTCAAGGAAATGCGCCGTTTTCTCGAAGATGAACAGCATTTTATCGAAGTGGAAACGCCAATTTTAACTCGATCGACTCCCGAAGGGGCGCGGGATTATCTGGTTCCTTCCAGGGTCAGCCCGGGCCAATGGTACGCTTTACCCCAATCACCGCAACTATTTAAGCAATTATTAATGGTGTCGGGAATGGATCGCTACTATCAAATCGCCCGCTGTTTCCGCGATGAAGATCTGCGCGCTGATCGTCAACCGGAATTTACTCAGTTGGATATGGAGATGAGTTTTCTCTCCTTAAGCGAAATTTTAGCCCTAAATGAGGCTTTGATCGCTCATATCTTCAAAAAAGTCAAAAATATCGATATAAGCCTGCCCCTGCCCCGTTTAACATATTCTGAGGCTATGGATCGCTATGGGGTCGATCGCCCCGATACCCGTTTTGGCTTAGAATTGGTCAATGTGGCGGAGATTTTTGCCGATTCGGGATTTAAGGTGTTTTCAGGTGCGATCGCTAGTGGTGGGACGGTGAAAGTTTTACCGATTCCCAACGGTAACGAGGCGATTTCTAACGTCAGAATCAAACCGGGTGGGGATTTATTCAAAGAAGCCACCGATGCGGGGGCGAAGGGAATTGCCTACATCCGCGTGCGCGAGGACTACGATTTTGATACCATCGGTGCGATTAAAGATAACCTAACAGAGGCACAAAAACAGGCTTTAATCGAGAAGACTGGCGCAAAACCGGGGCATCTGCTCTTATTTGGGGCGGGAGATACCGATACAGTCAATAAATCCCTATCCCGCCTACGCTTAGTTTTAGGGGAACAATTGGGATTAATTGATCCCGAGAAAATCAACCTCCTCTGGGTGACGGATTTCCCGATGTTTGAATACAACGCCGAGGAAAAACGCCTAGAAGCATTGCATCATCCCTTTACTGCCCCTAATCCCGAAGATTTAGACGATCTAGCCCAGGCTCGCGCCCTAGCCTACGATATGATTTTTAATGGTATTGAAATCGGTGGCGGCAGTTTGCGGATCTATCAACGGGAAGTACAGGAAAAAGTCTTCGCTACCATCGGTCTATCCCCAGAGGAAGCCTATAATAAATTCGGCTTTTTGTTAGAAGCTTTTGAATACGGAACCCCTCCCCACGGTGGCATCGCCTACGGTTTAGATCGCTTGGTGATGTTGTTAGCGGGAGAAGAGTCAATTCGCGATGTGATTGCTTTCCCGAAAACCCAGCAAGCTAGTTGTTTACTCACTTCTGCACCTTCAACAGTGGCAGCGAAGCAATTAAAGGAATTATCCGTTGCTTCTACCTACAAACCGCCATCCTAAGATTAGGGTGGGCATTGCCCACCTAATTTTTGCAAGTCTGTTGACACCATGCTCTTAAATTCTTTTCTGCCCTGACTTCATCCTCTTTAGCAGTGGCTAAAAATTCCTAGAGTTTAGTTTTGGGAACTAGGGGAAAAGTGCAGGGTAAGCGCATCTTAACAATCCTTGACAATTGTTAAGCAAAAATCGACCAAATGGGTCGAGTTCGCCCCTACAAAATCGACCCGCCTAAGGGCGGGAAAGAAAAGAAAAAAGAAAAAATAGGGAATGAGGGTAAAAGGGGAAAAAGGCAAAAGGGTTAGAGAGTTCTCCCGAAAACGCAGACTACCCGAAAACCGTAATTGTTGATGCGGTTGACGCGGCGGAAGTAGTAGTCGTAGCGAATCGCGGAACGGCAGTAAGTAGGATTGTAGCCCCAGGAACCGCCCCGCAGAGGAGAACGATTATTATTACCATTTTCTATCCAGACACTGCCATCCGTCGGCGCACCGTCATAGTTATCGTGCCAAGTATCGGCGCACCACTCCCGGACATTGCCGTGCATATCGTACAGTCCAAAGGCGTTTGGGGGAAATTGTCCCACGGGAGTTGTTTGTTGTCGATATTCTCCGTTCGGTTCATCGGCGTAGGTATTACTGGCATTGTAGTTAGCCAATTCCCCCGTAATGGTTTCCCCAAAGTAAAACGGGGTGGTGGTTCCAGCACGACAGGCGTACTCCCATTCCGCCTCACTGGGAAGTCGGTATTCCCCTCCCGTTAGTTTAGATAATCTCGCGCAGAACTCGACGGCATCGTACCAGTTGACTTGTTCCACGGGTCTATCCCAGTGCGTGGGCGATCCCCCCCTAGCCCCCCCTTCAAAAGGGGGGGAATCGGAAGCCCCCCTTTTTAAGGGGGGTTTGGGGGGATCTTTAAAATAGGCTGGGTTGAAATCAAGGTCTTGTTTAACTTTTAAATCCGTGCGAGAGGCGATCGCTTTCCACTGGGCCTGGGTGATGGGGTATTTACCCATAAAGAAGGGTGGGACAGTTACTTCATGTTGTGGTCTTTCCCTTCTAAATCCTTCCCAATTAAATTTTTTAACCAGTCTTTCGATTTCCTCATCTTCTGTTCCCATCAGGAAAGTTCCCCCCGGAATGGCGACCATTTCTAAGGTGATGCCTTTGCCCAGATCTTCCCTGAAATATTGGGACTGTTTCGACTCTTTTCTAATTTGCTCACCCTTCGCATTTACTCCCACCACCTCAAAGTTAAATACTGATAACAGTTGTTTTGGCTCTTCCGGTTCAAGCTTGAACTGATAGCCAATTGCTCTTTCTAGTTGCTCAAATCCGTCTTCTTCCCAATAATCAAGCCAGTGAATATCTCGCAGATTCAAGCTAACTTCTGCAAGTCGCAGATCAGGAATTTCGCATTCTTCTAACCTCATGGGAATAACAAAAATTGTCCCCGGTAGCATCTGTGCCAAGGTATCAAGTGCAATCCTCAACTCCCGTTGGATGTATCCCTGTTTATTAGCCGATTTCGCTGACAGACAGGCGAGAAAAATCTGACTAGCTTTAATCGCTTTCGGAATTTCATCTCGCCAAATTTGCCCCGGAATCAGGTCTTTTTTATCCAACCAAGGTTTATATCCCGCTTGCTTAAGGCGCTCATGCAGTGCCAAAACTGCTGGTTTGTCCTCACTGGCATGGGCCAAGAAAATTTGGATCTCTGACTTTTTCATAACTTTTTCTTATGACCACAAGTAGGGGAGAGCCAGATTAACTGGCAGAAAATCTCTAAATAAACCATTTAATTGATTATTACTCATTCTTAATTCTCCTGACTCCTGACTCCTGACGACCGGCTCCTAACCCCTAAACCCACCAACAAACTTTTTCAGCAAACCCTAGTTAATTATTTTGGCTCTACCGAACCTGTCATGTAAAACTATCAACAACTCGTGCTTGTAAAGCTTGTATACTAAGGCTTTGAGTTTTTGTTAGATTGATATTTATCAACTTTAGAGCATTGCTTGGCAGAGAGGGAGCTTGAGGAATTTTCTACAGTGTAAGTTCGGAAGAACCATTATTTTTAGCTAGTTGACTAACAACCCATGCTCTTAAATTCTTTTCTGCCCTCACTTCATCCTCTTTAGCAGTGGCTAAAAATTCATAGAGTTTAGTTTTCGGAACTAGGGGAAAAGTAGGACTAAATTCTTCTTCCTGATAAACTCCCTTTTCTAACCGATAAATGCGCCAGATTTCTCCATTAAAACGCCATAATTCCGGCACTCCCAAACGGGCATAAAGTGCTAATTTATTAATATCCGTGTGGGTAATATCCACTTCCACCACTAAATCTGGGGGCGGATCTTCAGTTAAATTAATTGTTTTTCCTAGCACTTTGGCTTGATTTTGAATATAGTAAGCATTGTCGGGTTCTGCCCCTCGTTCTAAATCTTCCCTAGCTAGAGTTGTGGAACCCATACTTTTAATTTTTAAACCCAATTCTACCACCAAAATCCGAATAAATAATCCGATTAATTCTCGATAAAACTCGTGTTCTTCTAGGGGCATAGTAATTTCTAAAGTGCCACGATCATAAAATAAATGGGCGCGATTATTTTCCCCTAGGGCTTGTAAAATTTGCCGATAGGATAACCAACTGAGATGATTAAAAACTACCCGTTTTTCGCCCCTAATTTGCTCAGTATTTAACTCCAGAGGAACTGTCACCATAATTACCTCAACTTTCAGCTAGTTGACTAACAACCCATGCTCTTAAATTCTTTTCTGCCCTCACTTCATCCTCTTTAGCAGTGGCTAAAAATTCATAGAGTTTAGTTTTCGGAACTAGGGGAAAAGTAGGACTAAATTCTTCTTCCTGATAACCTTCCTTTTCTAACCGATAAATGCGCCAGATTTCTCCATTAAAACGCCATAATTCCGGCACTCCCAAACGGGCATAAAGTGCTAATTTATTAATATCCGTGTGGGTAATATCCACTTCCACCACTAAATCTGGGGGCGGATCTTCAGTTAAATTAATTGTTTTTCCTAGCACTTTGGCTTGATTTTGAATATAGTAAGCATTATCGGGTTCTGCCCCCCGTTCTAAATCTTCCCTAGCTAGAGTTGTGGAACCCATACTTTTAATTTTTAAACCCAATTCGGACACCAAAAAATAGATAAAACGTCCAATTAATTCTCGATAAAACTCGTGTTCTTCTAGGGGCATAGTAATTTCTAAAGTGCCACGATCATAAAATAAATGGGCGCGATTATTTTCCCCTAGGGCCTGTAAAATTTGCCGATAGGATAACCAACTGAGATGATTAAAAACTACCCGTTTTTCGCCCCTAATTTGCTCAGTATTTAACTCCAGAGGAACTGTCACCATAACTGCCCCGAAAAGCGAAATTTATGTCCAAAAAAGGGGGTTGATTCACCCCCTTATTATCTTATCAAACCAATGCCGGAACCTGGGGCCAACGCCCGATCGTCTTACCAATGACCGCTAACTCCCGCGTTAACTGGTCGAACCTGTCGGGAGTCAAGGATTGCGGCCCATCGGATAGGGCCTTGGCTGGGTTAGGATGTACTTCGATCATCAAGGAATCGGCCCCAGCTGCCAGGGAAGCCATGGCCATAGTCGGTACATATTCCCATTTACCCGTACCGTGGCTAGGATCGATCATGATCGGCAGGTGGGTTAAAGTTCTTAAAACGGGAATACAGGATAAATCTAGGGTATTACGAGTATATTTACTGTCAAAGGTGCGGATACCGCGTTCGCAGAGAATAACATTGCTATTTCCTGCCGCGAGGATATATTCTGCCGCCATCAACCAATCTTCAATAGTGGCCGCCATGCCGCGCTTGAGTAGGACTGGTTTCGGTTGCGCCCCAACTTTTTTCAGGAGGGAAAAATTCTGCATATTGCGGGCCCCCACCTGCACCACGTCGGCTATTTCGACAATCTTATCGAGATCCGCCGCGTCCATTACTTCCGTGATAATACCCAGACCACTGGCATCTCTAGCCGCCGCTAGTAATTCCAAAGCGCTTTCCCCGTGACCTTGGAAAGCGTATGGAGAAGTGCGGGGTTTATAGGCACCACCGCGGAGGAATTGCGCTCCGGCTGCCGCCACTCGTTTGGCAGTTTCCACGATCATCGCCTCATTTTCCACCGAACAGGGGCCGGCGACAATGCTAACGGTATGATTTCTGCCGATGGGGATAACACCGTTAGGAGTGGGGACTAAAACCTCGCTGTATTCCCCGTGACGGTATTCTAAAGAGGCGCGTTTGAAGGGTTGTTCGACTCGCAGGACGGTTTCGATCCAAGGGCTTAGTTCTTGGATTTGTAGGGGGTCTAATTCCCTGGTTTCTCCGACTAAACCGATGACAACTTTATGCTTACCGACGATTTTTTCAGGACTTAATCCCCATGCCTCGAATTCGGCACTGACGCGCTCGATTTCAATTTCCGGGGAACCAACTTTCATGACAATAATCATGGCATTAACCCTTTATTTTTTTCTTTAATCTCTATTGTTGACGATTTCTAGAGGTTATCTATTTTTCTTCCACTTCTTTTTTGCCGGACCGCCAAGCGGCGATCGTTCTGCCAAAATTAGCTTGAAATTCTTGCCATCCTAGCCAATCCCCCACCCGATCCTCGTCCCAAGAAGCGGAGAAGATGCCATAACTCAGACCGATAAAACCGAGACCAAATAGGCTTAAACTGACGAGCATGGCGACGTAGGAAGGGATTTCGAGAAGATCGTGGCTAATAATCCAGTAGAAGCCAAAAAAGGAAGTTATCCCCAATGCCGTCGGAATGCCACAAAATGCCGCCATGCGTTTGGCCATCCGTTGACTGACCACTTGGGGAATTGCCTTTAAGCTGGCTTCCTCGGAGCGATTTTTTAGCGGCGGTGGCACGGGACTAGGGGCAATTTTCGGGGTTTTTCGCTTATTTTGGCGCGGCTCAAAGGGGAGACGTTCTTTTTTCTCCGTCGATTTCGATTCAGAGGCCATGGTAGGGATGCAAAGGGGGTAAGCTTAACGGCGAATTCCGAGACGAGCGATCAGGGTTTGATAGCGTTGTTGATCTTTCTTCTGGATATAGGTTAACAGTCCCCGACGACGACCGATCATCTGGAGTAATCCCCGGCGGGAAGCGTGGTCTTTCGGGTTAGCTTTCAGGTGTTCGGTCAGTTGGTTGATTCTCTCGGTTAAGAAAGCTACCTGTAACTCCGATGATCCTGTATCGGTTTCGTGGGCCTGATATTGGCTGATTAGTTCTTGTTTTTTGGTCTGGGTTAAGGCCATAGGACTCGTGATCTCTGCTTAAACACTGCAATCTATCATAGTATCATGTTTCTGGTCGATCCGTAAACATTGTTCGGGTGATAGGGTGATGAGACAGCTTCCCAATCTCCCCAATTCCCCATTTCCCCAATTCCCCATTGCCGCAAATCATGGCAAAATCTTAGACATAGCGTCTAACTTACCCTGAAGATTCCATGCTGTTAAAATCCACGACCCGTCATATTCGCATTTATACGGCTGAAGTAAAAAATAATCAATTAATCGAGAGTAACAATGTCTTGACTCTTGATGTGGATCCCGATAATGAATTTAATTGGGAAGAAGTGGCTCTCAATAAGGTTTATAGTAAGTTTGATGAATTGGTAGAGTCCTACAATGGGGAAGAACTGAGCGAATATAATCTCCGTCGCATCGGTTCAGATCTAGAACATTTTATCCGTTCTCTCCTGCAAAAAGGGGAAATTAGCTATAATCTCAATGCCAGAGTGCAGAACTATAGTATGGGTTTACCGAAATTAGGGTGAACGATCCCGCGTCAGTCCCCACCCGGACTCCTAGGCAGGTGGGGAAATTGTATCGCGGCAATCAGGAGTTTCACGAATTGGGGTGAGGGAACAATTGCCTGTCACTCTTGTGGTTTTGGTAGTCGCTTAATGTATTCTCGTAAAATTTGAGCCATACTAACATCTTGAGATTTCTTGCATAAATCAAAAATTTTTCGGCGTTGCTGATTTGAGATAGTAATCTTCTTTGAAGCAGGGTCACTTCGCAACGAATAGACCGCTTGCAAAAGTAATCAAGACAACAATTCAAAAGTAAACCGCATCAACCTAGAAATTAGACGAAGAAAGGCTCATTAGGTACTATCTGATAATTCTGACAAGGAATCAGACTGTAAAATGAGACATAAAGATATTAGCGTACAAACTAGAGAAAATCTCTCACAACTTTCTCCCCTGCTTTCTCTGACAAAAAAATGCCAATTTCTGGAGAGACATGAACGAGAATTAATTCTCGAAGGGTTTCTTCTGTTTCTCCTAAGTATTTAAATTATTTAAGTTGGGATTATTGATAGAGACATTTTCCTGATTTTAGAGATAAATCTTTGATTATTTGTTGATTTTAAAATAACATTTTGGCTACCTTTTTATAGGAGTTTGATTTTTCGCCCTCCTTGATAAAAGAGAAGTACAAATACTTAGAACTTAAGGAAGATGCTCTCTTTCTAGAGCTTGTGTTTATATTAAAGATACAGTTGAGCTATCAAATTTGTCTTCAACAAAAGTACATATTTTTTCACCATTGAGCCGCAAAAAATGAAAATTAATATTTTTCCCATCAGTCTGTTTTCTGGCATAAGTATAATTACACTGTGGGCTTTTCCCTCCCTTGCCGCTAGTTTATCCGTTGCCGAGCTATTTGTTAAGATAGAAAATTTTAACCGACCATCCCTAGGAGCTATTTCTAGGGGAAATAATCAAATAATTAATATTGCTGAGGATGGAATTAGTCAGACTATTTTGACAGGTTCCGCATTTTTCCAGTCAGATGCGCTGGAATCATTAGGACAAATTGAATTTACTAATCAAACTCTGGGTTTTGGGAGTAATTTTGTTGGTAGGGCTGATATTCAAGCTTCTCTAGGGAGTCTATTTTTTGTGCCAGCTAATCAAGCTTTAAGCTTCGATTTTAGCCTGTTCAGACAGCTATCTAATAGCCAAAGTGAATCGCAGTTAAATACAGTTAGTAGTGCCAGCAGATTTAACTTTTTTCTTGAGGAACAATCTCTCATAAACTCGGATAATAGTTCTGAAATTTTGCCTCGACAACTAGATATGTTAAACCAGATTAATAGCGGTTTATCGGCAAGTATTCCTGAGAATTATTCTAGGTTTTTGATCGGGAACAACATCACGATTAATAGTTATATGGAAAATATTATCTCTACGGATCAGCAGCAATTAGTGACCACATTATTAACGGGTTCTTTTCAGTGGACAGCAATAAGAGATACTATGATTTTTTTGAGTGTCTCGGCTCAATCTTGCACCTATAGTTCTGATCAACCGCGCACTTGTGTGATTATCGCTGAACCCCGTTACCATGGCATAATTTTCTTCCTTATCATCCCTATTTTCCTCTTATTCCGAACGATAAAGTAAATAATTTAACTCATTGGTCAACCATTCAGAAAACAATTTTTGTAAAATTTCCTGATGGATTTCCTCGGTTAATTCCGCAGGTAAAAATTCCAGCACCATTAGTAAATGATATTCTTCGTTAATTTTCACTGGTTGTATAATTTCTTTTGGTCGAGCTTGAAAAACGATACTGGAAAGACCAGAAGAGGATAACTGACCACGATAGATTATTCCTTCATAGCCACAATGTAAGCGACGTTGTTCGTCTATATCGTAAAGATGGGCAGCTTGATAAAAGCTAATTTCTTCTTCTTCAATTTGATAAAAAACTTCCCAAGCTAATTTTTCGTAGGGAATAACCAGACGATAAAGAATCGCTCGCTCAAAGTCCAGACGATTCTCGGCAAAATGTCGTTCTACCTCCCGGGAAAAAAGAGCCGTCGATAGTTTTTTTGTTAGTAAATCCCCTTGAATTCCCGCTTCCCAATCTTCGGGAGCGATCATCTGATCTGCTAACCAGGCCAAGGTATCACTGGCTTTTTCTAATCGTTTTTCCCGTCTTTGCTCGTCAGCGAGCGCTTGAATTTCTGCGGGTGTAACGCTAATATTATGCTCTTGGGCTGATTTCTTGATGATTCTTTGGTGCAGGATTTTTTGACAAATTTCCTTAAGCTGTAGCTGCTGTTTAAGAAACTTTTCTATGTCTATTAACTCGATCTTAATTCCATGAAAGTCAGGCATATTTAAAGATAGAATCCGTTTAATTGTATGATCATAAATCAACTAAATTGACATACTAATTTATATTTATTTATGACCAGATACTTAGCAGCTAAAACTCTATCAACTAATTTGATAGAGTTTTAGTCACTCAAGGAAAATCTGAGGAATAATTTTTGTGAACTACCCTAGCTTATACTCAGAAATAATTAAGAGTCTAGGTGTAATTTTGAGTAGTTATCCTCAACTATTGGTAGTAATAGGCTGACCAATGGCAATACCAAAAGCCGTAATGAATCCCTGAGAAAAACTACCAATACGATTGTGACTGAAATCAAAGACAAATAAAGGTTGAAAACTTAGATCATTTAAAACCCATCCCTGCCCCTGAATACTCCCAAGATAAAGGGATTCAGTTTGGCAAAATTCCAAATCCCGAATTTTGATTTGACTCATTATTATTCTCCTTGATTATTTTAGACAGGACTCATCGCATAGACATAACCAGCCTGAATAACATTCAGATAGGCGTAGTCACTAGCTATTACACTTCCTGAAAATACCATTGATAAAGTACTGGGAGTTGAAGAAGCCTTAACTACTCCACTCAAATTAATCCAAGGGTTATGAACAATAAATCCCTGACCTCCAACAGGTGAACAGTTAGGAATTTTTTGATTTTGAGCCATTAATTCTAGATGCTCTAAATCGGTAATGATCATAGTTTGTTCCTCGCAGTTTTGAACTTAATTAAGCCGGAATAGCTCCTATCCTATAGCCACCGCTTGATAAATAAAGGAGAAACCTGTAGTATAACCCTGGGGGGTAGCCGTAGTTAAAACTTGAGTTTCTCCACCGGCAATGCTGCCAAGGGAACCAACAACTAATGAATTAAATTTGAAATTAGCAATTGAAAAAGAGGGGATAACTACTATACCTGAAGCTCCCTTTACTTCATAGGCTTGTTCGGTCATTTCCAAGTGTTCTAGATCGTTAATCAACATAATTTTTCTCCTTGTTTAATGTTGTAACTGTTCCACAATAATAACGATTAATTATTAGTAGCGGTTGCCATTGTGGCAATTATTTTTTATATCGAGAATGATTGCTATTTTTATTTAGATCAACCTCTAATCCGTACAGAGGGAGTATTTATTACAGCTTTTATCATAAAGATAAAGTACAAAAGAATTTGGCCTTATCTCTGAGCAACTGGCTACTGTTAAATGTTCCGCAGTTCCAGCGTTCCCAAAAACTAGAGACTTCGTACCTTACCATTGGGATAAATGCTGTAATATACTCCTCTAATAAAAAAATCCTAACGAGTCTTGCTAACCCGTCGTGAAATCAATCCTATGGTCGATATGTCAGGGATTCTAGTTAGCTACCCCCCCGGAGTAGTTGCCACGGCCGAAATTGAACTTGTGCTAAGGGCAAAACCAGGACCGGCCTCAACGGAGTTAGAAACATCGATACTCGCCGTTAGGGAACCGATAGCCGAAGAATTAATCCGACTTTGTACAAGACTGAAAATTATGTCGTTAATTGACATATAGGCAACCTGATCTAAGTCGAAATCATCAAAATTTTGACCCCCGACAATTCCCTGCTTTCCGGTAGTCAGTTCAGAGAATTCTAAATTAATAATTACCATTACTTTTCTGCTCCAAAGTAAACACGGATCAATAGTTATAAGCTACTGTTAAATAACCTCGATAATAATTCAGTAGCTTTCTGGATTTAACTGGTTCACAAGACATGGAAAATAGGCTAGGTAGAAATTTGATTATCTACCTAGCCTTAATGATCAAGTCAAAATTATCTTTTAGATTTGATAACTTTGCGCAAGGCTAAACACAAGATTCGGTTAAACTAAACCTCTTGCCCGGGTGACGCTAGTGTATTCAATGGATTTAGAACCAGTTTCTGCGCTGAGATCCAGAGTTTCTCGGCTAAAACCCCGAGCCAAAGCTTCACCAGAAATATCTAGACTTTTGCGGGAATAGAAAAAAGCACCGTTGCCTCCTTCGATATTTTTTTCAGAAACATTTTCGAGGTAGCTGATGTCGGAAATTAACATGGTTTTTCTCCTTGTTGTTTGAGTTGTTTGACTAGAAAACTTGTTTGTTTTCTATATTTATATATTAGGATGTTGTTCATATACTTGGTTGCCAATCTGGCATATTTATTTCCTTGCTATATAAA
This portion of the Microcystis aeruginosa NIES-2549 genome encodes:
- a CDS encoding Uma2 family endonuclease; the encoded protein is MVTVPLELNTEQIRGEKRVVFNHLSWLSYRQILQALGENNRAHLFYDRGTLEITMPLEEHEFYRELIGLFIRILVVELGLKIKSMGSTTLAREDLERGAEPDNAYYIQNQAKVLGKTINLTEDPPPDLVVEVDITHTDINKLALYARLGVPELWRFNGEIWRIYRLEKGVYQEEEFSPTFPLVPKTKLYEFLATAKEDEVRAEKNLRAWVVSQLAKNNGSSELTL
- the aspS gene encoding aspartate--tRNA ligase, whose translation is MRTHYCGDLSAIEIEKSVTLFGWVDRRRDHGGVIFIDLRDRSGIVQIVSDPQRTPASYPIAETVRNEYVIKVTGTVSQRPPESLNPRIATGEIEIYATSIEILNGVTKQLPFVVSSSESESVREDVRLRYRYLDLRRERMSQNLQLRHQVVKEMRRFLEDEQHFIEVETPILTRSTPEGARDYLVPSRVSPGQWYALPQSPQLFKQLLMVSGMDRYYQIARCFRDEDLRADRQPEFTQLDMEMSFLSLSEILALNEALIAHIFKKVKNIDISLPLPRLTYSEAMDRYGVDRPDTRFGLELVNVAEIFADSGFKVFSGAIASGGTVKVLPIPNGNEAISNVRIKPGGDLFKEATDAGAKGIAYIRVREDYDFDTIGAIKDNLTEAQKQALIEKTGAKPGHLLLFGAGDTDTVNKSLSRLRLVLGEQLGLIDPEKINLLWVTDFPMFEYNAEEKRLEALHHPFTAPNPEDLDDLAQARALAYDMIFNGIEIGGGSLRIYQREVQEKVFATIGLSPEEAYNKFGFLLEAFEYGTPPHGGIAYGLDRLVMLLAGEESIRDVIAFPKTQQASCLLTSAPSTVAAKQLKELSVASTYKPPS
- a CDS encoding SUMF1/EgtB/PvdO family nonheme iron enzyme; this encodes MKKSEIQIFLAHASEDKPAVLALHERLKQAGYKPWLDKKDLIPGQIWRDEIPKAIKASQIFLACLSAKSANKQGYIQRELRIALDTLAQMLPGTIFVIPMRLEECEIPDLRLAEVSLNLRDIHWLDYWEEDGFEQLERAIGYQFKLEPEEPKQLLSVFNFEVVGVNAKGEQIRKESKQSQYFREDLGKGITLEMVAIPGGTFLMGTEDEEIERLVKKFNWEGFRRERPQHEVTVPPFFMGKYPITQAQWKAIASRTDLKVKQDLDFNPAYFKDPPKPPLKRGASDSPPFEGGARGGSPTHWDRPVEQVNWYDAVEFCARLSKLTGGEYRLPSEAEWEYACRAGTTTPFYFGETITGELANYNASNTYADEPNGEYRQQTTPVGQFPPNAFGLYDMHGNVREWCADTWHDNYDGAPTDGSVWIENGNNNRSPLRGGSWGYNPTYCRSAIRYDYYFRRVNRINNYGFRVVCVFGRTL
- a CDS encoding Uma2 family endonuclease, yielding MVTVPLELNTEQIRGEKRVVFNHLSWLSYRQILQALGENNRAHLFYDRGTLEITMPLEEHEFYRELIGRFIYFLVSELGLKIKSMGSTTLAREDLERGAEPDNAYYIQNQAKVLGKTINLTEDPPPDLVVEVDITHTDINKLALYARLGVPELWRFNGEIWRIYRLEKEGYQEEEFSPTFPLVPKTKLYEFLATAKEDEVRAEKNLRAWVVSQLAES
- a CDS encoding DUF2281 domain-containing protein, which translates into the protein MPDSLKHELLHYAKYLIENHSKEYME
- a CDS encoding aldolase/citrate lyase family protein — translated: MNCLEKKMVQLLRELREDHHVSGVKAEFETEGTRLTEAMRLKEISLKAGVDFNLKIAGCEAIRDIFDAVNLGVDRLIAPMVETAYALQKYLRAARRVLADQGVEDVELLVNIETITACENFQEMLAIPEIKSLHGIVIGRMDLACSLGLTRQDVNSKQVLDLALSLAKKAKAAGLTVAIGGAVSLDSLPFFKMFCQGHFDRFETRKVIFDCPQALDNFSLALPKAIEFELLWLENKKNYYGAIVREDDRRLEILHNLLFG